One stretch of Natronobacterium texcoconense DNA includes these proteins:
- a CDS encoding S8 family peptidase — protein MRHDTTSRRSVLKTIGAAGVGIACVGTVSGADRDRYLVTGDNDRNRLETSEFTVHTEFSDANVYLVEGPEGSSEELRSIDGVQGVTPDLSYSVDVPDLGPADDESGSEADQWDNELVDSFAANEYATGEGTQVGIIDTGVAYGHPDLGNLNTDLSRAFVDGEELDDADDVHYHGTHVAGIAGATGEEYVAGIAPETELVSLRVFPSEGPLLASVSDTFLALEYAAENGLDVVNMSIGSPPYPAWENADAARDGFRVAREQMLRSVVQRGTTVVVAAGNEATNIQRGNECRTVENEDGEEEEVCARWFQLWGSLQHSISVSATTAEDELASFSNYGVPHVDVGAPGANVLSTLDPDNEALPGAEYANLSGTSMASPQVAGLTALVAELAPDQHPNQDERAIKHGADLVEGESDPEFGAGRINALETVERLR, from the coding sequence ATGCGCCACGATACCACTTCTCGACGGAGCGTGCTGAAGACGATCGGTGCTGCAGGCGTCGGAATCGCCTGCGTCGGAACGGTAAGCGGTGCCGACAGGGACCGATATCTGGTGACTGGGGACAACGACCGGAACCGACTCGAGACGTCGGAGTTTACCGTCCATACGGAGTTTTCGGACGCGAACGTCTATCTCGTCGAGGGACCGGAAGGGAGCAGCGAGGAGCTTCGATCAATCGACGGCGTACAGGGCGTGACACCGGACCTCTCGTACTCGGTCGACGTGCCGGATCTCGGCCCGGCCGACGACGAGTCCGGATCCGAGGCCGACCAGTGGGACAACGAACTCGTCGATTCGTTCGCGGCCAACGAGTACGCGACCGGCGAGGGAACGCAGGTCGGAATTATCGACACTGGGGTCGCGTACGGCCATCCCGATCTCGGGAACCTGAACACCGATCTCAGCCGTGCGTTCGTCGACGGCGAGGAACTGGACGACGCCGACGACGTCCACTACCACGGCACCCACGTCGCCGGCATCGCCGGTGCGACCGGCGAGGAGTACGTCGCCGGCATCGCACCCGAAACCGAACTCGTCTCACTTCGCGTGTTCCCCTCGGAAGGACCGCTGCTCGCGAGCGTCAGCGACACCTTCCTCGCACTCGAGTACGCCGCCGAGAACGGACTCGATGTCGTCAACATGAGCATCGGGAGCCCACCGTACCCGGCCTGGGAAAACGCCGACGCTGCCCGCGACGGGTTCCGCGTCGCCCGCGAACAGATGCTGCGAAGCGTCGTCCAGCGCGGGACGACTGTCGTCGTCGCCGCGGGCAACGAGGCGACGAACATCCAGCGAGGCAACGAGTGTCGGACCGTCGAGAACGAGGACGGCGAAGAAGAGGAGGTCTGTGCGCGTTGGTTCCAGCTATGGGGCAGCCTGCAACACTCGATCAGCGTGAGCGCGACGACCGCCGAAGACGAACTGGCATCGTTCTCGAACTACGGCGTCCCGCACGTCGACGTCGGTGCGCCGGGCGCGAACGTCCTGTCGACGCTCGATCCGGACAACGAGGCGCTTCCCGGCGCGGAGTACGCGAACCTGTCCGGAACCTCGATGGCGTCGCCGCAGGTCGCCGGCCTCACGGCGCTCGTCGCCGAACTCGCTCCGGACCAGCACCCGAACCAGGACGAGCGGGCGATCAAACACGGTGCCGATCTCGTCGAGGGGGAGAGCGACCCCGAGTTCGGTGCCGGTCGGATCAACGCACTCGAGACGGTCGAACGGCTCCGATAG
- a CDS encoding DNA polymerase sliding clamp produces MFKAIVSAETLTSALDSVSVLVDECKIHLEEDGLEIRAVDPANVGMVDLSLDAAAFESYEADGGLIGVDLTRLEDIAGMAESGQLIQFELDEETRKLQIQIDGLEYTLALIDPDSIRQEPDIPDLDLPAEVILEGKDVNRSVTAADMVSDHIALGVEEGDEYFYVDAEGDTDDVHLELTEEDLIDLQVGPAHSLFSLDYLKDMNKAIPSDTEVTLHLGEEFPVKMYFGFAEGQGQVTYMLAPRIQSE; encoded by the coding sequence ATGTTCAAGGCCATCGTGAGCGCGGAAACGCTCACCAGCGCGCTCGACTCGGTGAGTGTGCTGGTCGACGAGTGCAAAATCCACCTCGAGGAAGACGGGCTCGAAATTCGGGCCGTCGACCCCGCTAACGTCGGGATGGTCGACCTCTCGCTCGACGCAGCCGCGTTCGAATCCTACGAGGCCGACGGCGGGCTGATCGGCGTCGACCTCACCCGCCTCGAGGACATCGCTGGCATGGCCGAATCCGGCCAGCTCATCCAGTTCGAACTCGACGAAGAGACCCGCAAACTCCAGATCCAGATCGACGGACTCGAGTACACACTCGCGCTGATCGACCCCGACAGCATCCGACAGGAGCCGGACATTCCGGACCTGGACCTGCCCGCCGAGGTCATTCTCGAGGGCAAGGACGTCAACCGCTCGGTGACCGCTGCCGACATGGTCTCCGACCACATCGCACTCGGCGTCGAGGAAGGCGACGAGTACTTCTACGTCGACGCGGAGGGCGACACCGACGACGTCCACCTCGAACTCACCGAGGAAGACCTCATCGACCTGCAGGTCGGTCCGGCCCACTCGCTGTTCTCGCTGGACTACCTCAAAGACATGAACAAGGCGATTCCCTCCGACACCGAGGTCACGCTGCACCTCGGCGAGGAGTTCCCCGTCAAGATGTACTTCGGCTTCGCCGAGGGACAGGGACAGGTCACCTACATGCTCGCGCCGCGGATCCAGAGCGAGTAG